A region of Paenibacillus thiaminolyticus DNA encodes the following proteins:
- a CDS encoding DHH family phosphoesterase gives MPKMLFQRWYFKHIIWTFVLLVVVTGVLAYYNWMVGLLAFAGIAALAVASLAAEHKFRQETELYLTTLGLRVKRAGESAIVDLPYGILLYSENRVIEWHNAYVAQLVEQDVLAGKELGEVFPQFQSGKDSEHSQELFIGGRIVHADIVPGERVVYFTDITEIWTLRKRYEEERIAVGTVIMDNLEESTQGMEDQQRTGLIARVAGQITEWAAENGILIRRLSSERYFLIMDVQTLKALEQTRFAILDEVREVLFGNKLPVTLSMGIAAGADSIAELGRMAQSSLDIALGRGGDQVAVRMGQRLSFYGGKSNAVEKRTRVRARVIAHALRDFIQQSDAVFIMGHKVPDTDAIGSAIGVLHACRMLEVEAFIVLEDSNPSIDRMVAQLRRDEILWSRFITRGEAVEMITEASLVVVVDTHKASLVEEPKLLRSERIVVIDHHRRGEEFINDAVLVYLEPYASSTAELVTELLQYIHNRINLSALEATALLAGITVDTKHFTLRTGSRTFDAASFLRRQGADPLLVQRVLKQDLDEYIEKAEIIRRAEMLYGHIAVAVTEPGRKYSQLLIAQVADTLLNMTDVLASFVISERPDGLIGISARSLGQMNVQVVMERLGGGGHLTNAAVQLTCPLEEAEAKLRRVLEEIDAEEGLFE, from the coding sequence ATGCCTAAAATGTTGTTCCAACGCTGGTATTTCAAGCATATCATCTGGACGTTCGTGCTGCTGGTCGTGGTCACGGGCGTCCTCGCTTATTACAACTGGATGGTCGGCTTGCTTGCCTTCGCCGGAATTGCCGCATTGGCCGTGGCTTCGCTGGCGGCGGAACACAAATTCCGGCAAGAAACCGAATTGTATCTGACCACGCTGGGGCTTCGCGTCAAGCGGGCCGGAGAGAGCGCCATCGTCGATCTGCCCTACGGCATTCTCCTGTATAGCGAGAACCGGGTCATCGAATGGCATAATGCTTATGTAGCGCAGCTTGTGGAGCAGGACGTACTGGCCGGCAAGGAACTCGGGGAGGTCTTCCCTCAGTTCCAGTCCGGCAAGGATTCGGAGCACTCACAGGAGCTGTTCATCGGCGGACGCATCGTCCATGCGGATATCGTGCCTGGGGAGCGGGTCGTCTACTTCACGGACATTACCGAGATATGGACCCTCCGCAAGCGGTACGAGGAAGAACGGATCGCCGTCGGAACGGTCATTATGGATAATCTGGAAGAGTCGACCCAAGGCATGGAGGACCAGCAGCGGACCGGGCTTATCGCGCGGGTCGCCGGCCAGATTACGGAATGGGCGGCAGAGAACGGGATTCTGATTCGGCGGCTTTCTTCCGAGCGGTACTTCCTGATCATGGATGTACAGACCTTGAAGGCGCTGGAACAGACGCGGTTCGCGATTCTGGACGAAGTGAGAGAGGTGCTGTTCGGCAATAAGCTCCCGGTTACGCTCAGCATGGGGATTGCGGCCGGAGCAGACAGCATTGCCGAGCTCGGCCGAATGGCTCAATCGAGCCTCGACATCGCCTTGGGCCGGGGCGGGGATCAGGTTGCTGTCCGCATGGGCCAGCGGCTGTCTTTCTATGGGGGCAAGTCGAACGCGGTCGAGAAGCGGACGCGAGTGCGTGCCCGCGTCATCGCGCATGCGCTGCGCGACTTCATCCAGCAGAGCGACGCCGTGTTCATTATGGGGCATAAAGTGCCGGATACGGATGCGATTGGTTCGGCAATCGGCGTGCTGCATGCGTGCCGGATGCTTGAGGTGGAGGCGTTTATCGTACTGGAGGACAGCAATCCGTCCATCGACCGGATGGTGGCTCAGCTGCGGAGGGATGAGATTCTCTGGTCCCGGTTCATTACCCGGGGCGAAGCCGTCGAGATGATTACCGAGGCCAGCCTGGTCGTCGTGGTCGATACGCATAAAGCTTCCTTGGTGGAAGAGCCGAAGCTGCTGCGCTCGGAACGGATTGTCGTCATCGATCATCATCGGCGCGGCGAAGAATTCATCAATGATGCGGTGCTTGTCTATCTGGAGCCGTATGCGTCATCCACGGCCGAGCTCGTCACGGAGCTGCTGCAATATATCCATAACCGGATTAACTTGAGCGCGCTGGAAGCGACGGCACTGTTGGCGGGGATAACGGTGGACACGAAGCATTTCACGCTGCGGACCGGTTCGCGCACCTTCGATGCGGCCAGCTTCCTCCGCCGTCAAGGCGCCGATCCGCTGCTCGTGCAGCGCGTATTGAAGCAGGATCTCGATGAGTATATCGAGAAGGCCGAGATTATCCGGCGCGCGGAAATGCTGTACGGGCATATTGCGGTCGCGGTAACGGAGCCAGGACGCAAATATTCACAGTTGCTCATCGCGCAGGTAGCTGATACGCTGTTGAATATGACCGATGTGCTGGCATCGTTCGTCATTAGCGAACGTCCGGACGGACTCATCGGGATTAGCGCGCGATCGCTCGGGCAAATGAATGTCCAGGTGGTGATGGAGCGGCTGGGCGGAGGCGGCCATCTGACCAATGCGGCCGTGCAGTTGACGTGTCCGCTGGAGGAAGCGGAAGCCAAGCTGAGACGCGTGCTCGAAGAAATTGATGCGGAAGAGGGGTTGTTCGAATGA
- a CDS encoding DUF2232 domain-containing protein gives MKYRWSSLAWAVAALVLLLSILQPIMVLTMSLMAVPFVMLYATQSLRGFILHGAALLLIVYFLLGGFGMAGALTGVYFMIPGIVFGHMFKQKRPALNVYVAGTATFLVESLLLLALAKLAFDFNVYQYIMSVMNESMAGLQQTSLFPADLTQEMKEQFVILLSQMIPFMLIIGALYMGTITYAISRALLTAQGIPVQKLKPVRQWMLPRALIWYYLITIILDLVVQKSSGSFLTLILINLVPLLQIAFMVQGIGFLFFLAHSRKWNKVIPVVITIAVIFVPMLHGILRIIGIVDLAFPLRQAMSKPKA, from the coding sequence TTGAAATATCGCTGGTCATCGTTAGCATGGGCGGTTGCGGCGCTCGTATTGTTATTATCCATCCTACAACCGATTATGGTGTTGACGATGAGTCTTATGGCGGTGCCGTTTGTCATGCTCTACGCAACACAATCCCTGCGCGGATTTATTCTGCATGGGGCGGCATTGTTATTGATTGTTTATTTTCTGCTCGGCGGCTTCGGGATGGCAGGCGCGCTGACGGGTGTATATTTTATGATTCCGGGAATCGTATTCGGTCATATGTTCAAGCAGAAGAGACCGGCCTTGAACGTATATGTCGCGGGAACGGCCACATTCCTCGTGGAATCGCTGCTGCTGTTGGCGCTTGCCAAGCTCGCATTCGACTTCAATGTGTATCAGTACATTATGTCAGTGATGAACGAGAGCATGGCCGGATTGCAGCAGACTTCGCTGTTCCCGGCGGATCTGACGCAGGAGATGAAGGAGCAATTCGTTATCCTGCTCAGCCAGATGATCCCGTTCATGCTGATTATCGGCGCGCTCTATATGGGTACCATCACGTATGCGATTAGCCGGGCGCTGCTGACGGCGCAGGGCATCCCGGTGCAGAAGCTGAAGCCGGTCCGGCAGTGGATGCTGCCGCGGGCCTTGATCTGGTACTACTTAATTACGATCATTCTGGATCTGGTCGTGCAGAAGTCGTCGGGAAGCTTCCTGACTCTGATCCTGATCAACCTGGTCCCGCTGCTTCAAATTGCTTTCATGGTCCAAGGCATCGGCTTCCTGTTCTTCTTGGCGCATTCGCGCAAATGGAACAAGGTCATTCCGGTCGTTATCACCATTGCCGTCATCTTTGTGCCGATGCTCCATGGCATCTTGCGAATAATCGGAATCGTGGATCTGGCCTTTCCGCTTCGACAGGCCATGTCCAAGCCAAAAGCGTAG
- a CDS encoding CBS domain-containing protein, whose product MNIAFFLTPKHEVVCLTVSATLRQTLEKMEHHRYTAVPILNDEGEFVGTVTEGDLLWHMKNSNGSITFENASRFVLKDVPLNVRHKTVRIDSNMEDLINLAKVQNFVPVVDDMNRFIGIVRRSQIIEYCEQFTSKAMNIK is encoded by the coding sequence ATGAATATTGCTTTTTTCTTGACACCCAAACATGAAGTCGTATGTTTGACGGTGAGCGCCACCTTGCGTCAAACCTTGGAAAAAATGGAGCATCATCGCTATACCGCCGTTCCCATATTGAATGATGAAGGGGAATTCGTGGGGACGGTTACCGAGGGAGACCTGCTGTGGCATATGAAGAATTCGAATGGGAGCATCACCTTCGAGAACGCATCGCGCTTTGTGCTGAAGGATGTGCCCTTGAATGTGCGCCATAAAACGGTGCGCATCGATTCGAATATGGAGGATCTGATCAACTTGGCCAAGGTGCAGAACTTCGTTCCGGTCGTTGACGATATGAACCGCTTCATCGGCATTGTCCGGCGCAGCCAAATTATTGAATATTGCGAGCAGTTCACGTCGAAAGCCATGAATATCAAGTAA
- a CDS encoding LCP family protein gives MKKYKKWWIAFLVIAIIGFGGFFFRKQIAVLAFDMFLSGHVEETLENSYKPIEGKEEVIRKVTEPFSVLLLGIDARGNEVGRSDTIIYSVVRPEDNKVLLLSIPRDTYTEIIGKGFETKLNHAYAYGQAKMSMDSVENLLKHKVDHYATINFEGLKDVVDALDGVELPIKEDIVNKDPNHEKFRIEANKPIYNGQEALYYVRYREDSDMNRTMRHRIFLNAVMHRAIEMDKIGRIPELIQIMGNNFSTDIRPKFMIDLAKTMFTQSDTPQMSSYMLHGDGKMMSNVWYYMVDEEDMDYVKTLLDNWLDPNTKKADLMEPREVKED, from the coding sequence ATGAAAAAATATAAAAAATGGTGGATAGCCTTCCTGGTCATCGCCATCATCGGATTCGGAGGATTTTTCTTCCGCAAACAGATCGCCGTCTTGGCGTTCGACATGTTCCTGTCGGGGCATGTGGAGGAGACACTGGAGAATTCGTACAAACCGATTGAAGGAAAAGAGGAAGTTATCCGGAAGGTTACCGAGCCGTTCTCGGTATTGCTGTTAGGCATCGATGCCCGCGGCAATGAAGTGGGGCGTTCGGACACCATCATTTATTCCGTCGTGCGGCCGGAAGATAATAAAGTGCTGCTGTTGTCGATTCCGCGCGATACGTACACCGAGATTATCGGCAAAGGGTTCGAGACGAAGCTGAACCATGCATACGCCTACGGGCAGGCCAAGATGAGCATGGACTCAGTGGAGAACCTGCTGAAGCATAAAGTCGATCATTACGCGACCATTAACTTCGAGGGCTTGAAGGATGTCGTCGATGCATTGGATGGCGTAGAGCTTCCGATTAAGGAAGACATTGTGAACAAGGATCCGAACCATGAGAAATTCCGGATCGAGGCCAATAAGCCAATCTACAACGGACAGGAAGCATTATACTACGTCCGCTATCGTGAGGATTCCGACATGAACCGGACGATGCGCCACCGCATCTTCTTGAATGCCGTCATGCACCGGGCAATCGAAATGGACAAAATCGGCCGAATTCCAGAACTTATTCAAATTATGGGTAATAATTTCTCGACCGATATTCGTCCCAAATTCATGATTGACCTGGCGAAAACGATGTTCACGCAGTCGGATACGCCGCAAATGAGCAGCTACATGCTGCATGGCGACGGCAAGATGATGAGCAATGTGTGGTACTATATGGTCGATGAAGAAGATATGGATTATGTGAAGACGCTCCTTGATAATTGGCTGGATCCGAACACGAAGAAGGCCGATCTGATGGAACCGCGTGAAGTGAAGGAAGATTAA
- the rpsR gene encoding 30S ribosomal protein S18, translated as MSFKQNEGGERSERRFGGRKGRNKRRKVCYFTANKITHIDYKDTDLLKKFISERGKILPRRVTGTSAKYQRLLTVAVKRSRQVALLPYTTE; from the coding sequence ATGAGCTTCAAGCAAAATGAAGGCGGCGAACGCAGCGAGCGTCGTTTTGGCGGCCGTAAAGGACGCAACAAGCGCCGTAAAGTGTGCTACTTCACTGCGAACAAAATTACGCACATCGATTACAAGGACACGGATCTGTTGAAGAAATTCATCAGCGAGCGCGGTAAAATTCTGCCTCGCCGTGTAACAGGAACAAGCGCAAAGTATCAACGTTTGTTGACTGTAGCGGTCAAACGCTCCCGTCAAGTAGCGTTGCTGCCATACACAACGGAGTAA
- the ssb gene encoding single-stranded DNA-binding protein, with the protein MLNRVILIGRLTRDPELRYTPSGVAVTQFTLAVDRPFSNQSGEREADFIPVVTWRQLAETCANYLRKGRLTAVEGRIQVRNYDNNEGKRVYVTEVIADNVRFLESNRDSGGSRDDMGGGYGGGQPNNNSRPYGGGGSNQPQSQSRGPAADPFSDDGRPIDISDDDLPF; encoded by the coding sequence ATGTTGAATCGCGTGATCTTGATTGGTCGTCTAACCCGTGACCCTGAATTGCGCTATACGCCATCCGGAGTTGCTGTGACGCAATTTACGTTGGCGGTCGATCGTCCGTTCTCGAATCAGAGCGGCGAGCGCGAGGCGGATTTCATTCCCGTGGTTACATGGCGGCAGTTGGCAGAGACTTGCGCCAATTACTTGCGTAAAGGTCGGCTGACGGCAGTGGAAGGCCGAATCCAAGTCCGCAATTACGACAACAATGAAGGGAAGCGCGTTTACGTTACGGAGGTTATCGCCGATAACGTACGATTCCTGGAGTCCAACCGCGACAGCGGAGGAAGTCGTGATGATATGGGCGGAGGTTATGGCGGCGGACAGCCGAACAATAACTCACGGCCATATGGCGGAGGAGGCTCTAACCAGCCCCAGTCCCAGTCCCGCGGTCCGGCAGCGGATCCATTCTCTGACGACGGCAGACCGATCGATATATCTGATGATGATTTGCCATTTTAA
- the rpsF gene encoding 30S ribosomal protein S6 — protein MRKYELMYIIRPDIEQEAVQAAVDKFQGVISNEGGEITKHDVMGKRRLAYEIKKFRDGIYVLVNFTAQPAVVAELERQLKISDEVIRHLVTTDVA, from the coding sequence ATGCGCAAATACGAATTGATGTACATCATTCGTCCAGACATCGAGCAAGAAGCTGTCCAAGCTGCAGTCGACAAATTCCAAGGCGTCATCTCTAACGAAGGCGGGGAAATTACGAAGCACGACGTGATGGGCAAACGCCGCCTTGCTTATGAGATCAAGAAGTTCCGCGACGGTATCTACGTTCTCGTGAACTTCACTGCACAACCTGCAGTGGTTGCCGAGTTGGAGCGTCAATTGAAGATCTCCGACGAAGTTATCCGACATCTCGTAACAACAGACGTGGCTTAA
- a CDS encoding YjzC family protein: MGERTEFEPGDKAPNDGIYMEVGEASFHTEIQDPKQIRLKKGETFPETTNKDRKWKKKSHALTH; encoded by the coding sequence ATGGGTGAACGCACCGAATTCGAGCCGGGAGACAAAGCGCCGAACGACGGTATCTACATGGAGGTAGGCGAAGCCAGCTTCCATACCGAGATCCAGGATCCGAAGCAGATTCGATTGAAAAAAGGCGAGACGTTTCCGGAGACGACCAACAAAGATCGCAAATGGAAAAAGAAATCACACGCTCTTACACACTAA
- a CDS encoding putative holin-like toxin: protein MPVSVYEALSVMFQFGLWIFALLTFVVTLLIYLHTKK from the coding sequence ATGCCAGTGAGCGTATACGAAGCGCTATCCGTTATGTTCCAATTTGGACTTTGGATATTCGCGTTGCTGACGTTTGTCGTGACGCTGCTGATATACCTGCACACAAAAAAATAG
- a CDS encoding DUF951 domain-containing protein: protein MERKQFELGDIVQMKKPHPCGTNEMEIIRMGMDIRIKCVGCKHSVLIPRAKFEKSMKKVLRSAETET, encoded by the coding sequence ATGGAACGTAAGCAATTTGAATTGGGAGATATCGTGCAAATGAAAAAGCCGCATCCATGCGGCACGAATGAAATGGAAATTATCCGTATGGGGATGGATATTCGCATTAAATGCGTAGGCTGCAAACACAGCGTGCTCATTCCGCGGGCCAAGTTCGAAAAAAGCATGAAAAAAGTGCTTCGTTCGGCAGAGACGGAGACTTAA
- a CDS encoding mechanosensitive ion channel family protein — protein sequence MLMAEPADTNMMEQNIEQTVGIFQKWQHQMMDWITDPSTWEWLLIKSIRIVLIILISRIAIKVLFRMIDRTISKKGRGSLTLNPRRLLTIVKLLKNVTSLTLNFTMIMFILMEFNVNLAPLLAGAGVVTFAIGFGSQSLVKDVMTGFFIIFEDQFAVGDVVKVGQFQGTVEMIGLRSTRIRSWTGEIHIIPNGSITDVTNYSISNSLAVVDVVIAADEDVDTAVQGMEKILAALPEHEPNVIRQPQVLGIQTMTRTETTIRIIAECKPFTQAQVSRLINLEVRKSEHRKEEEAAVIENYEGKGISTNGT from the coding sequence ATGCTGATGGCAGAACCGGCAGATACCAACATGATGGAGCAGAACATCGAACAGACGGTCGGCATATTTCAGAAATGGCAGCATCAGATGATGGACTGGATAACGGATCCTTCCACATGGGAATGGCTTCTTATCAAGTCCATTCGGATCGTGCTCATTATTCTCATCTCCCGGATTGCAATCAAGGTGCTATTCCGCATGATTGACCGAACCATAAGCAAGAAGGGAAGGGGCAGTCTTACGCTGAACCCGCGCCGGCTGCTCACGATTGTGAAGCTGCTCAAAAACGTCACCTCATTGACACTGAACTTCACGATGATTATGTTCATCTTAATGGAGTTCAACGTCAATCTGGCGCCGCTGCTGGCAGGGGCAGGGGTCGTTACGTTTGCGATCGGCTTCGGCTCGCAGAGCTTGGTCAAGGACGTGATGACTGGATTTTTCATCATCTTCGAGGATCAATTCGCCGTAGGGGACGTTGTCAAGGTCGGACAGTTCCAGGGCACGGTTGAAATGATCGGGCTAAGGTCTACGCGGATACGCAGCTGGACAGGGGAGATACATATTATCCCTAATGGAAGCATTACGGACGTAACCAACTACTCGATCAGCAATTCTTTAGCGGTGGTGGATGTCGTCATCGCCGCGGATGAGGATGTCGATACGGCGGTTCAGGGAATGGAGAAGATATTGGCAGCTTTACCGGAGCACGAGCCAAATGTGATTAGACAGCCGCAAGTGCTCGGCATTCAGACGATGACCCGCACCGAGACAACGATACGCATCATCGCGGAATGCAAGCCGTTCACCCAGGCGCAGGTGTCCAGACTCATCAATCTGGAGGTCAGAAAGTCGGAGCACCGGAAAGAGGAGGAAGCGGCAGTGATCGAAAACTATGAAGGAAAGGGGATTTCGACGAATGGAACGTAA
- a CDS encoding DUF3343 domain-containing protein, with protein sequence MNGIEAEEWLLAFDSTQHALRMEMLMEYLDLDIDTCPTPAQITAGCALSIQFQPDDLEAVRTLIRTERVEIRGIFYKQEGQYIQLIESVEE encoded by the coding sequence ATGAATGGAATCGAAGCGGAAGAATGGCTGCTGGCCTTTGATTCTACCCAGCATGCACTGCGAATGGAAATGCTGATGGAGTATCTCGATTTGGACATTGACACTTGTCCGACGCCGGCGCAGATAACGGCAGGATGCGCGCTGTCCATTCAGTTCCAGCCTGACGATCTGGAGGCGGTCCGTACGCTGATTCGAACCGAGCGGGTTGAGATTCGCGGGATATTCTATAAGCAGGAAGGTCAATATATTCAATTGATAGAATCGGTAGAGGAGTGA
- the yyaC gene encoding spore protease YyaC: MSYSLFNSPAPIDCPPCKVDYNTPEALTTLVRSCREHLRMRAPYQSLTVVCIGTDRSTGDCLGPLVGTYLGKVATSQYRVFGTLQQPVHAMNLQDKLDELRQKDPTTFILAVDACLGQSSSVGAVQIQHGPVQPGAGVNKQLPPVGDMHITGIVNVGGFMEYFVLQNTRLHLVMSMAELIGEVIHQSIAGITPVN; encoded by the coding sequence GTGAGTTATTCTCTCTTCAATTCTCCCGCTCCAATAGATTGTCCGCCGTGCAAAGTGGATTATAACACACCGGAAGCGCTGACGACGCTGGTCCGTTCCTGCCGCGAACACTTGCGTATGCGCGCGCCTTATCAATCGCTGACGGTTGTATGCATTGGGACCGATCGTTCCACCGGAGATTGTCTTGGCCCGCTTGTCGGCACGTATCTGGGCAAGGTAGCCACTTCCCAGTACCGTGTCTTCGGGACGCTGCAGCAGCCGGTCCATGCCATGAATTTGCAGGACAAGCTGGATGAATTGCGGCAGAAGGATCCGACGACCTTCATCTTGGCCGTCGATGCTTGCCTTGGCCAGAGCAGCAGCGTTGGCGCCGTTCAGATCCAGCATGGTCCTGTCCAGCCGGGCGCAGGGGTGAACAAACAATTGCCCCCGGTCGGCGACATGCACATAACCGGCATCGTCAACGTCGGAGGCTTCATGGAATATTTCGTGCTCCAAAATACTCGGCTTCATCTGGTCATGAGCATGGCCGAACTGATCGGAGAAGTGATTCATCAATCGATAGCAGGGATAACCCCGGTCAACTAA
- a CDS encoding DUF4446 family protein, whose translation MTNELWNEWLPLVVLCTAGLSLMLLLLVWIQGVKLRKLRRKYMSIMGESGVEQLDLVLSSMHDDMNRLRSGIEQHQRRIQELEGAAARMKSHVGIQRYNAFAEHGSELSFSVAWINDEQDGIVLTGIHGRDHSYVYAKPVEKGQSTYSLSPEEKQALEAAALSRGQSASAKADRD comes from the coding sequence ATGACGAATGAATTGTGGAATGAATGGTTACCGCTGGTCGTACTGTGTACGGCAGGGTTATCTCTTATGTTACTTTTATTAGTATGGATTCAGGGCGTGAAGCTTCGTAAGCTGAGGCGGAAATACATGTCCATCATGGGGGAGAGCGGAGTCGAGCAGCTCGATCTGGTGCTGTCCAGCATGCATGATGACATGAACCGGTTGCGGAGCGGAATCGAGCAGCATCAACGGCGCATTCAGGAGCTGGAGGGAGCCGCGGCCAGAATGAAGTCCCATGTCGGCATTCAGCGTTACAACGCCTTTGCAGAGCATGGGAGCGAACTGAGCTTCTCGGTTGCCTGGATCAATGATGAACAAGACGGCATTGTGCTGACAGGCATTCATGGCCGGGATCACTCCTATGTATACGCGAAGCCCGTGGAGAAAGGCCAATCCACGTATTCCTTATCACCAGAAGAAAAGCAAGCCCTTGAAGCGGCGGCACTCAGCCGTGGACAATCCGCCTCGGCGAAGGCAGACAGAGATTAG
- a CDS encoding aminotransferase class V-fold PLP-dependent enzyme, giving the protein MRGREDAPPIIYMDHAATSWPKPACVMEAMQRSVLEEGGNPGRGGHRMSVKAGRRILHARIAVAKLFQVANPVDIAWMANTTMALNTAIHGYVRPGDHVVATGVEHNSVTRPLDWLMRHHRVQVTYVEADASGTVDLHQIRQAMKPHTRLVICNHSSNLFGSIQPVGEIADIAHDYGAKLLVDAAQSAGLLPISVAALGIDMLAFPGHKGLLGPQGTGGLYIDPDLDVHPLVQGGTGSYSDEAVHPATRPDCYEAGTPNTIGIAGLEAGVRYVLQETVEARYKKEWELAQKLMESIERLPGLHVLGPALGQPRTGIVSLISDRIDSSVLAHRLDREFGIAVRAGYHCTPAAHRAAGTLESGALRISVGWNTTEADIEKVTEALHWLCIG; this is encoded by the coding sequence ATGCGCGGAAGAGAGGATGCGCCTCCAATCATTTATATGGATCATGCAGCCACCTCGTGGCCCAAGCCAGCATGCGTCATGGAAGCGATGCAGCGGTCGGTGCTGGAAGAAGGAGGCAATCCGGGAAGAGGCGGGCATCGGATGTCCGTGAAGGCAGGCAGGCGCATTCTTCATGCGAGAATAGCGGTGGCTAAGCTGTTCCAGGTGGCTAACCCGGTAGATATTGCCTGGATGGCCAACACGACGATGGCGTTGAACACCGCCATTCATGGCTACGTCCGGCCAGGGGATCATGTTGTAGCAACCGGTGTGGAACATAACTCGGTTACTCGTCCGCTGGACTGGCTGATGCGCCATCATCGGGTTCAGGTCACTTATGTCGAAGCGGATGCATCCGGAACGGTTGATCTTCATCAGATTCGGCAGGCCATGAAGCCTCATACCCGGCTCGTCATCTGCAATCATAGCTCCAATCTGTTCGGTTCCATTCAGCCGGTAGGGGAGATTGCGGACATTGCGCATGATTATGGCGCGAAGCTGCTTGTGGATGCTGCCCAGTCGGCAGGTCTGCTGCCTATCTCGGTGGCGGCGCTTGGGATTGATATGCTTGCTTTTCCCGGCCACAAAGGTCTGCTTGGACCACAGGGAACCGGCGGGCTATACATTGACCCGGATCTCGATGTCCATCCACTCGTACAAGGCGGCACGGGAAGCTATTCCGATGAAGCGGTTCACCCTGCCACACGGCCGGACTGTTATGAAGCGGGGACGCCAAATACGATCGGTATCGCCGGATTGGAAGCAGGGGTACGATATGTACTGCAGGAGACGGTGGAGGCCAGGTATAAGAAGGAGTGGGAACTGGCTCAGAAGCTGATGGAATCGATCGAACGGCTGCCAGGCCTGCATGTTCTTGGACCTGCGCTCGGGCAGCCACGGACGGGAATCGTATCGCTGATCAGTGATCGTATCGATAGTTCCGTCCTGGCTCATCGTCTCGATCGCGAATTCGGCATTGCGGTGAGGGCGGGATACCATTGCACTCCTGCGGCCCACCGGGCAGCGGGGACGTTGGAGTCCGGCGCTCTGCGCATTAGTGTCGGTTGGAATACGACAGAGGCAGATATCGAAAAGGTAACGGAAGCTCTACATTGGTTATGCATCGGATAA
- a CDS encoding ParB/RepB/Spo0J family partition protein: MSKRLGRGLDALIPSLSVNDDDKVTEVSLQQLRPNPYQPRKNFDEQSIQELAESIKQHGVIQPIIVRSVVKGYEIIAGERRYRASQLLGLSTIPAVIRSFSDQQVMEIALIENLQRENLNAIELALAYQGLMDQFSLTQEELSVKVGKSRSHIANFLRLLQLPEEVKEYVSRGTLSMGHARAIVGVKDTTKVKQLAKSTIDQGWSVRQLEEAIQQLHQKNKPADKPKAVRHDPYLHEVEENLREQFRTTVRIKQNKDKGKIEIAYFSKQDLERLLELLQTVSSK; the protein is encoded by the coding sequence ATGAGTAAGCGTTTAGGACGTGGCTTGGATGCGCTCATTCCTTCCTTATCCGTGAACGATGATGATAAGGTTACGGAAGTCTCCTTGCAGCAATTGCGCCCAAATCCTTATCAGCCGCGCAAAAACTTCGATGAACAGTCGATTCAGGAGTTGGCCGAGTCGATTAAGCAGCATGGTGTCATTCAACCGATTATTGTTCGAAGCGTCGTCAAAGGCTACGAAATCATTGCAGGGGAGCGGCGTTACCGGGCTTCGCAATTGCTCGGGTTGTCAACGATACCGGCGGTGATACGAAGCTTTTCCGATCAGCAAGTGATGGAAATTGCTCTCATTGAGAACCTGCAGCGGGAAAATCTGAATGCAATCGAGCTTGCGCTCGCCTACCAAGGTCTGATGGATCAATTCTCGCTTACGCAGGAGGAGCTGTCTGTAAAGGTGGGCAAATCACGCTCGCATATTGCTAATTTCCTAAGATTGCTTCAGCTTCCGGAAGAAGTAAAGGAATATGTTTCACGTGGAACACTATCGATGGGACATGCACGCGCTATCGTAGGCGTAAAAGATACGACGAAAGTGAAGCAGCTTGCGAAGTCGACGATTGATCAAGGCTGGAGCGTCAGACAACTGGAAGAAGCGATACAGCAGCTTCATCAGAAAAATAAACCCGCAGACAAACCGAAGGCTGTTCGCCATGATCCATATCTGCATGAAGTAGAGGAGAACCTGCGCGAACAATTCCGCACCACGGTCCGGATTAAGCAAAATAAAGACAAAGGAAAAATTGAGATTGCGTATTTCAGCAAGCAGGATTTAGAACGATTGCTGGAATTGCTGCAGACCGTTTCTTCCAAATAA